The following nucleotide sequence is from Oceanispirochaeta sp. M1.
CTTACTAAGATTCTGAACAGGATGATAATCGACGTTGCCCGGGCTATAACCGTTGCCAGAGCAGCTCCCCTCACTCCCAATGGTGGTACAGGACCCCATCCGAAAATCAGGATCGGGTCCAGTATCAGATTTATTACAATTGATAAGATCAGCAGTTTCAATGGGATCTTCATCTCTCCTATACCTCTTAAAAGGCTATTTCCGTAGACAAAGAAAAACTGAAAGAATGCCCCCCATAGTATAATATTTGTATAGGCAACAGCCGGTAGAAATATATCCTGACCCACAGCTAGTGTTCGGTAAAAAAAAGGTGTGAGTATTACACCTGTCAGGGGGATCAAAATTCCAGCCAGAAGAACCAGATAAAATCCCTGATGAGCCCCTTCTCTGATCTTGTCTAATTTATCGGCCCCTGCGGAACGGGAGCTGTGTGAACGAAGACCTGAGCTTAGACCGCCGCCCAGGGCCATGAGAAAGCTCTGGATTATAAAGGCAATTCCTACAGCACTGAGCTCCTCTTCCCCCAGGTGAGCTACAAATAAACGATCTACAAGGTTGAAACTATTTTGCAGAAAAAGACCCAAAGCTCCAGGTAAACCTAATTTAATAAGGAGGGGAGAAATTTCTCCCGAGAGTATTTCTTCTTTATAGCGGATATGGATTCTTTTTCTACTTTCCATTGGGTTATTCTGATTTTATTCTCTGCTCCTTGTCAATTGTTTCAAGTTGAATCATAAAATAATACAAAAAGAGCACAAATAAATAATTGTTAATTTGTAATGGTTTATATAGTCTGATTCACGGACTTAATTATTTATAGTGTATTGAATTTGAATGAAAGTGCAGGAGAGTAGAGTGGCAAAATTGTATGGAATCGGTGTTGGTGTTGGTGATCCCGAGATGTTGACTGTTAAGGCTGTTAAGGCACTTAAAGAATCGGATATTGTACTCCTGCCCCGGGCCAGAACCAAAAGCAGCAGCACAGCCTATGAAATTGCTAAATCTTATCTGCGTGACGATATTGAAAAAGTTTATGTTGATTTTGCTACTGTAGACGATGATCAGCTGCGAGAAGAGGACCGGAAAGCATATGCTGAGGTGGTCAATCGTATTATCGAAGAGGATAAGACTCTTGCTTTCATAACCATCGGCGATCCCATGACTCTCTCCACCTTCGTGTATGTCATGGAGCTTTTGGATCAGGATATTGAGGTGGAATCTATTCCCGGTATTACCTCTTTTGCTTCGATCTGTTCCCGGCTTAATACCCCTCTGCTGATGGGAGACGAACGTATGAAAGTTGTTCCCCTCCATAAGGACAGTGATATCAGTGCTGAAGTTGATTCAGCAGAGAATATTGTATTTATGAAAATTTCTAGAAATCTGGATGAATTGATATCAGTTCTACGCGAAAAAGGCTTATTGGATAAAGCAGTCCTGATCTCTAACTGCGGTAAAGCAGATGAGAAGATCTTTTACGATCTTTCCAGTGTCAGGCGGGAAAATATATCTTATTTTTCTACAGTATTGCTGAAAAAAAGCGGTGTGGTCCAATGGCGGAAGTTTACAAATCTTTAATTGAATTGATGTAATTCTCCTCTAATACATGGTATTGCCGCATTCCGTTTCTTCCGGGATCTGCTGCATTGAGTCCCAATGCTCTACAATTTTTCCATTTTCATCAAAGCGGAAGAAATCCATGGTGACATATTCATCATTTCCCGGCCAGGTCTGATGGGTATGAAGAGCAACCAGATTCCCCTCTGACAGGGCTCTCACAAACTCAATATCCTTTTCAGGATACTCTTTTGACATCTTTTCGAAGTATTTGATAAAGCCATCCTTACCATTTTTGACTAAAGGATTGTGCTGAATATATTCAGCCCCTACATATTTCTCAACGGCTTCAGCAGCTTGTCCCATATATGCAGTCCGATAAAAAGCTATGGCATTCTGCTTGTTTAATTCTAAGTTCTGTTCCATTTCAGTTCTCCTTTAAATCAGTATAAGGTATCTGACAGTAATTCAACTGTCAGTTCCCTTCTCTCCGGCTGCAGCAAGGTTCGTTTTGACATTTTTGAAATTAAATCGTAAGTTTATTTTCGCTGCTCATTCTGACTCAGGAAGCTTGTGTACATTAGCATTCTATATTTCAGTAATTGATGACTTTCCTTGTTATCATTAATATTAATGTTTATAGTTAATCACAGAGGACTGGGTGACCGCAGAAAAAAGAACTTTATTCTACAAAATATCTATCTCTCTGATTTTCGGTCTATTTGGTTTTTACTCTAATTTCCATACAATTATTTTTCAATTTGGTGAATTCACCATAGCTATCTTGTTCGGACTGATTTTTCCCCTGTTGATAACATTGAGCTGGGGATGGAAATACGGTCTGTTCTCGGCACTTGCCGGGGGATGTCAAAGCATGTGGTGGTTATGGGGACCTTCAAACGGATATGCGGTCTTTTTTGCCGTACCGCCTTTTACTCTCTGGATACTATGGCATGGATTTTTATCTGATTTAAGGAATAAAACTGATAGTTATTCATGGAAGTTAAATCTGTATCTTATGGAAATTCCTTTCAGGGTATTGAGTTCTCTGATCATATTAACTGCAAGTAGATGGGCCATCTCTATGAATCCTCCTCCCTGGTCCTGGGCTATTAATTCGGTTAATTCAATTCCCTTGGAGTTTTCGATATTTGTTGCTGTAAAGCAGGCTTCCATAGCTTTCATTCTATTGCTGATTGCCGAGGTCCTTTTGAATATCAACCCGGTAAGATTCTTTTTCAGGCTGGAACCCCTGGTTGATCAAAAAAGAACCCGTTACGTCGCAAGTTTGTCGTTACTTATAGGGTGCCTTTATTGGATTCTTGACAGTTTTTACTACACATTCATAGTAAATGATCAGCGCTCATTTATTGATTACTTTGTCCGTGATATTCCTGAATCTAATTTATTTACACGGATTGTCTTTATTCTTTTCTGTCTTGGATTTGGAACAGCCATGTCAAGAATATTGAGAAAACAGAAGTGTGATGAGCTGGAGCTGCAGAAAGCTAAAGAAGATGCAGTGCATAGAGAAGATTTTTTAAGATTTCTGTTTCAAACCCTGCCCGATCTTGTCTGGGTTAAAGATATTAATGGAAAATATATCTCAATCAATAAAAGGGTCGAAGATTTATTTGGATTGAAAGAATTACAAATAATCGGAAAAACAGATGATGAACTGATAGATAAAGAAACAGCCGAAATTTTTAATGAACAGGATCGTCAAGTCATTGAGAGTGAAAAGCTGTCTGTATTTGAAACTAACCTGACCTTTAAATCTGACGGTCATCAGGAACTCAGTGAAACTATAAAATCACCCATGTATGATAATACGGGCAATTTCATGGGCGTAATAGGCATAGGCCGGGACATATCTCTTCGAACCAGTCTTCAAAAACAACTCATACAGGCCCAAAAAATGGAATCAATCGGACGCCTTGCCGGTGGTGTGGCCCATGATTTTAATAATATGATTACCGTGATCCTTGGTGTTTCCGAAATGGTAATGAGTGATCTTCCTGAGAGAGATCCACTGATTGAAAACATGAAATCAATAAAAAATGCTGCCGAGCGTTCTGGAAAACTTACAGGACAACTTCTTGCTTTTGCCCGTCAGCAAACAATCTCACTTAAGGTTATTAATTTAAACAATGCTGTGGATGATATTCTGAAATTACTCAGACGGCTGATTGGGGAAAATATCAGTCTGGAATGGTTTCCTGTGAACAATTTGTGGAAGGTTAAAGCAGATTCGGCTCAGATTGATCAAATCCTGGCAAATCTCTGTGTTAATGCCGGGGACGCAATTACCAGTAATGGGAGAATTTCTATCACAACGGAGAATATTATATTTGATGCTGAGTATTGCAGTTCCCATGAAGGTATTACTCCGGGTGATTATGTAATGATATCGGTAAGTGATACCGGAAGCGGTATGTCCCGGAGTGATCAGGAACACATCTTTGAGCCTTTTTATACAACAAAGCAAGTTGGAAAAGGGACCGGCCTCGGATTGGCAACGGTGTACGGCATAGTGAAGCAGCATCAGGGTTTTATCAATGTTTACAGCGAGATTGGAAGAGGCAGTACTTTTAAATTGTATTTTCCCAGGTATATCGGCAAGGATAAGGGTGAAGAAATACCTGAAGCCCATAGACGGTCTTATAAGGGTAAAGAAAAAATACTGCTTGTAGAAGATGAAGAAGCAATTCAAAGGCTCTTAAAAACTCAGCTTGAGTCATTAGGATACCAGGTGATGTCTTTCTCTAATTCACTGGAAGCCATTCAACAAAGTGAGCGGGAAGGGGACATTGATTTACTTATTTCCGATGTTATCTTGCCTGACCTGAACGGAAGGGAAGTATTTCACGCAGTTCAGAAGATCCATCCCCGTATTAAATGTCTCTTTATATCAGGATACACAGCCGATATCATTGCAGAACAAGGTATTCTTGATGAAGGACTTTTCTTTCTCAGCAAACCCTTTTCCAAGAGTGCACTGGCAGAAAAAGTCCGGGTAATACTGGAAAAAGACGATCTCAAACATATCCCATGAAGCACCTTTTGTTGTTACACAATCTCCACCGCCGCGAGCCTTTTCGTTTAATCCTTTGATGTATTCAATAATAGAGATTCATGACATTTACAATTTTCAATAAGGTTTCATTTTTACAAGAAAAGAAATCATTTTTATATTCGATGAAATACATCCGGCTGTTAACTTATGCAGGCATTCTTGGAAAAAGAATATGGAGGTGCATAAGATGAAAAAAATGACAGCTGTACTGATTGCTGTATCCCTACTGTTGCTGGCAGGCTGCAGTGAGAAGTCTGAAAATACATTGAGAGTAGGGATGGATCTGAGATTCTTCCCCTTTACCGGGATGGATTCCAAAGCTGAGCCTTCAGGCGTGGAAATAGATATTGCACGGGCTCTGGGAGAGTTCCTGGAAAAGGATGTTGAAATCGTCAATACGTCGTTTTCCATGCTTATTCCTGCACTGCAGAGTGAAGAAATCGATATCATCATCGGCTCTATGTCTGTTTCAGAGGAGAGGGAAAAAACTGTAGATTTTTCTGATCCCTATCTTTTTGACAGGATTGTAGCCTTAGTAAATAAGGAATATGCAGATGCCCATGGGGTGGATGATTTCATGGAAGTTGAAACATTCTTCAGCTATAAAGAGGCACAATTTATAGGTATCACCGGTTCAGTTGCCGTCTCTATTCCCCAATCCTATGGATTTGAAGTTCAAAGTGTTACAACAGATGCGGTGGCAGAGCGTGAGATCGCAACTGGCGGGGCAGATATTCTTGTCGGTGCTTATACTCTTTACGGTATGCATGACACGAATAAAGAATCAACAATCATGTATAAAAAATCCATTGAATCAGCTTCTACTGCTATGGCAGTGAAAGAGGGTAATACAGAGCTTCTTCATAAGGTTAATAAGTTTATCAGTCAGATGGAATCAAGCGGCTTGAATGACCGGCTCCGAAAAGATTGGGATGCGGAAATCGGAAAGAAACTCTTTGATCATAATATTACCCTTGATTATTATCTCAGCCTGGACTGAATAGGATGAAAGTACCGAAACTGGTTCAAATCGCACTGGCAGTGATGCTTTATGTTGCACTATTTCTGTTTATCATCACACAGCTTGCAGATGTCCTGGATTTTTCAACATTGTTTGAAAGCCGAAGCAGGCTTCTTAAGGGGGCACTTCTTACACTCGGCCTCAGTCTTGCATCTCTTGTAAGCAGTATGATTCTTGGATTCCTGATTTTTCTTATGACCGAGTCAGTTAATGTTTTTCTAAAAACAACTGCCGGAATATATAAGGAGATTATTATGGGGACACCCCTTCTTGTGCTTGTTTTTGTAGTGGTCTATATAATCGGAGTAGCCCTTGGCATACATAATAAGATGATGCTTGGGTTTCTTGCTCTGACCCTTTATATGAGTCCTTATATGACCAATATATTCGACGGAGCTTACAAGTCCATAAGCCGGAATCAGTTTATGGTGATGGATTTTTATGGATTTAATCTGTATCAGAAATATCGATATATCATCCTGCCTCAGATGATACGGCCCCTTATTCCGGGATTGATCAATAACCTCTCCGCTATTATCAAGGGAACGTCAATTTTGAGTACCATAGCTATTGCAGATATTTTTTATACAACACAGGTTTTATCCAATAACAGCTACCGTTATATCGAAGGATATTTTGTATTGTGGATGGTGTATCTGCTTATCACTATTCCCCTTTCCATGCTGGCTAAATACTTGTCCAGACAGGAAATATACTAAAGGTTTAATTATGAATATAAATTTGAATGGTGTTTCCAAAAGTTATGATAAACAGGTACTGGATAATATTGACCTTGAACTGAATGATTACAATACCCTTGCCGTTATCGGTAAAAGCGGTTGTGGTAAATCGACTCTCCTGAGGCTGATGACGGGAATTGAAGAAGCTGATTCGGGTGATCTTGTTGTAAACGGATATGAAGTGAGACCTGAGAAACTGAAAGAGTATCAGAG
It contains:
- the cobI gene encoding precorrin-2 C(20)-methyltransferase, with the protein product MAKLYGIGVGVGDPEMLTVKAVKALKESDIVLLPRARTKSSSTAYEIAKSYLRDDIEKVYVDFATVDDDQLREEDRKAYAEVVNRIIEEDKTLAFITIGDPMTLSTFVYVMELLDQDIEVESIPGITSFASICSRLNTPLLMGDERMKVVPLHKDSDISAEVDSAENIVFMKISRNLDELISVLREKGLLDKAVLISNCGKADEKIFYDLSSVRRENISYFSTVLLKKSGVVQWRKFTNL
- a CDS encoding nuclear transport factor 2 family protein, which gives rise to MEQNLELNKQNAIAFYRTAYMGQAAEAVEKYVGAEYIQHNPLVKNGKDGFIKYFEKMSKEYPEKDIEFVRALSEGNLVALHTHQTWPGNDEYVTMDFFRFDENGKIVEHWDSMQQIPEETECGNTMY
- a CDS encoding PAS domain-containing sensor histidine kinase yields the protein MTAEKRTLFYKISISLIFGLFGFYSNFHTIIFQFGEFTIAILFGLIFPLLITLSWGWKYGLFSALAGGCQSMWWLWGPSNGYAVFFAVPPFTLWILWHGFLSDLRNKTDSYSWKLNLYLMEIPFRVLSSLIILTASRWAISMNPPPWSWAINSVNSIPLEFSIFVAVKQASIAFILLLIAEVLLNINPVRFFFRLEPLVDQKRTRYVASLSLLIGCLYWILDSFYYTFIVNDQRSFIDYFVRDIPESNLFTRIVFILFCLGFGTAMSRILRKQKCDELELQKAKEDAVHREDFLRFLFQTLPDLVWVKDINGKYISINKRVEDLFGLKELQIIGKTDDELIDKETAEIFNEQDRQVIESEKLSVFETNLTFKSDGHQELSETIKSPMYDNTGNFMGVIGIGRDISLRTSLQKQLIQAQKMESIGRLAGGVAHDFNNMITVILGVSEMVMSDLPERDPLIENMKSIKNAAERSGKLTGQLLAFARQQTISLKVINLNNAVDDILKLLRRLIGENISLEWFPVNNLWKVKADSAQIDQILANLCVNAGDAITSNGRISITTENIIFDAEYCSSHEGITPGDYVMISVSDTGSGMSRSDQEHIFEPFYTTKQVGKGTGLGLATVYGIVKQHQGFINVYSEIGRGSTFKLYFPRYIGKDKGEEIPEAHRRSYKGKEKILLVEDEEAIQRLLKTQLESLGYQVMSFSNSLEAIQQSEREGDIDLLISDVILPDLNGREVFHAVQKIHPRIKCLFISGYTADIIAEQGILDEGLFFLSKPFSKSALAEKVRVILEKDDLKHIP
- a CDS encoding transporter substrate-binding domain-containing protein codes for the protein MKKMTAVLIAVSLLLLAGCSEKSENTLRVGMDLRFFPFTGMDSKAEPSGVEIDIARALGEFLEKDVEIVNTSFSMLIPALQSEEIDIIIGSMSVSEEREKTVDFSDPYLFDRIVALVNKEYADAHGVDDFMEVETFFSYKEAQFIGITGSVAVSIPQSYGFEVQSVTTDAVAEREIATGGADILVGAYTLYGMHDTNKESTIMYKKSIESASTAMAVKEGNTELLHKVNKFISQMESSGLNDRLRKDWDAEIGKKLFDHNITLDYYLSLD
- a CDS encoding amino acid ABC transporter permease, which codes for MKVPKLVQIALAVMLYVALFLFIITQLADVLDFSTLFESRSRLLKGALLTLGLSLASLVSSMILGFLIFLMTESVNVFLKTTAGIYKEIIMGTPLLVLVFVVVYIIGVALGIHNKMMLGFLALTLYMSPYMTNIFDGAYKSISRNQFMVMDFYGFNLYQKYRYIILPQMIRPLIPGLINNLSAIIKGTSILSTIAIADIFYTTQVLSNNSYRYIEGYFVLWMVYLLITIPLSMLAKYLSRQEIY